One Ahaetulla prasina isolate Xishuangbanna chromosome 1, ASM2864084v1, whole genome shotgun sequence DNA window includes the following coding sequences:
- the TRARG1 gene encoding trafficking regulator of GLUT4 1: MAINADAQLEKALAGSPPPPAAASSSSSSQETEQLLRSGPSPPKPCPAEDGAAAAVGAAAMELNGHGLLYRAGSEGPLEATSLSPSRLSLGRASSTATTSNLPEAGRSPDYLPLAIFSCFCPIWPVNILALVFSIMSRNSSLQGDVDGAQRLGRVARFLSILSIVLGSVIIVICAVNAAEKDCPRGEGDPQDEVGTFLRDTRARLSVSWTTMRGFCTALTASVEKPAFFFLREKKNF, from the exons ATGGCCATCAACGCGGACGCGCAGCTGGAGAAGGCGCTGGCCGGCTCtccgccgccgcccgccgccgcctcctcttcctcttcctcgcagGAGACGGAGCAGCTGCTGCGGAGCGGCCCGTCGCCCCCCAAGCCCTGCCCGGCCGAGGACGGGGCGGCGGCTGCCGTCGGGGCGGCGGCGATGGAGCTCAACGGGCATGGCCTGCTCTACCGGGCCGGCTCGGAGGGGCCGCTGGAGGCCACCTCGCTCTCCCCGTCGCGGCTCAGCCTGGGGCGCGCCTCGTCCACCGCCACCACCTCCAACCTGCCCGAAGCCGGCCGCTCTCCGGATTACCTGCCTCTGGCCATCTTCTCGTGCTTTTGCCCCATCTGGCCGGTCAACATCCTGGCCTTGGTCTTCTCCATCATG TCGAGGAACAGCAGCCTCCAAGGGGACGTGGATGGAGCCCAGCGCCTGGGCCGTGTGGCCAGGTTCCTCAGCATCCTGTCCATCGTGCTGGGTTCGGTCATCATCGTCATCTGTGCAGTAAATGCTGCAG AGAAGGATTGTCCCAGAGGCGAAGGAGACCCTCAGGATGAGGTTGGCACCTTCTTAAGAGATACCAGGGCCCGTCTTTCTGTATCGTGGACCACGATGCGAGGGTTTTGTACCGCTTTGACCGCCTCGGTGGAAAAACCAGCCTTTTTCTTCTTAAGGGAGAAGAAGAACTTCTGA